TTTCTGATGTTTATAACTTATTACTTCCGTATCTGATAGCGTTACCAAACCTTCTTTAACCATGAGATCTACAACTCTTAAAAAACTCATGATTTTATCTTCTTTATCGATTATCTCTATGACTATAGGTAGTTTTTGGCTAAGACTCCATACCGAAAACGAACTTATCTCAGAGTGAGCACCCATTCCGGCAACTCCTTTGAAGACGGTTGCACCGGCAATACCGTTTTCCTTTGCGGCAGATAAAATAGCTTCCCAAAGAGGTTTTTCATCGTAAGTGTCGTTATTGTCTATATAGATTCTTAAAATCTTTCTTGGTCCTAGATAGCGCTTCATAGGTTTCCTTTTTTTGCTCTACTATCCAATATCACATTTTATCTCAAATATGGCTCTATTTACTTTTTCCATCTTTTTAGCGGTGATCTCTTTTGCCTTTTCGTTTCCTTTTTTTATGATGTTGTCTATCTCTTCGTTGCTTAAAGAGGCTCTTTTTTCTCTAATGGGTTCCAATACTTTTTCTATCGATTGGGCGCACCATTTTTTACACTCAACGCAGCCAATAGTTGCGCTTTTACAACCATCTTCCACTTTTTTGACTATCTCTTCGTTGCTGAAAGCTT
This Nitrosophilus labii DNA region includes the following protein-coding sequences:
- a CDS encoding DUF190 domain-containing protein → MKRYLGPRKILRIYIDNNDTYDEKPLWEAILSAAKENGIAGATVFKGVAGMGAHSEISSFSVWSLSQKLPIVIEIIDKEDKIMSFLRVVDLMVKEGLVTLSDTEVISYKHQKFDY